One stretch of Micromonospora echinospora DNA includes these proteins:
- a CDS encoding carboxylate-amine ligase codes for MVTMSGSVAERERSAETGGTDLLTVGVEEEFLLADPHTGTAVPAVDLVMEQVPAELRGQVEREFQTSQIEIGSPPGLDLSSIRHSLSMLRAELADAAERAGVRLLAIGTGPVDGPVPPVVDKPRFDRMIERFRLLVPGPGNNGMHVHVGIPDPDTGVQVLNHVRPWLPILQAVTANSPFARGEDTGYASWRSVEWERWPSVAPTPYLESHEHYERLIRQLIASGVMLDEGMLYWYARLSAKYPTVEIRIGDVCPSVDDAVLVAALVRALVATALTDIAAGRPAVNTDHHLLVAAHWRAAHDGLEGEGVDLTDGELRPAWELLDRLVDRLRPELERHGDLDRVTDLLGGLRRHGSGAARQRAVFARTGRLVDVVTDVARQTRG; via the coding sequence GTGGTGACGATGAGCGGCTCAGTGGCGGAGCGGGAACGGAGCGCCGAGACCGGCGGGACCGACCTGCTGACAGTCGGCGTCGAGGAGGAGTTCCTGCTCGCCGACCCGCACACCGGCACCGCCGTGCCCGCCGTCGACCTGGTCATGGAGCAGGTGCCGGCGGAGCTGCGCGGCCAGGTGGAGCGCGAGTTCCAGACCAGCCAGATCGAGATCGGCAGCCCGCCTGGGCTCGACCTGTCCTCGATCCGGCACTCGCTGTCGATGCTCCGCGCCGAGCTGGCCGACGCGGCCGAGCGGGCCGGCGTACGGCTGCTCGCGATCGGCACCGGACCGGTCGACGGGCCGGTGCCGCCGGTGGTGGACAAGCCCCGCTTCGACCGGATGATCGAGCGGTTCCGGCTCCTGGTGCCCGGCCCCGGCAACAACGGCATGCACGTGCACGTGGGCATCCCGGACCCGGACACCGGCGTGCAGGTGCTCAACCACGTCCGGCCGTGGCTGCCGATCCTGCAGGCGGTCACCGCGAACTCCCCGTTCGCCCGGGGCGAGGACACCGGGTACGCGAGCTGGCGCTCGGTCGAGTGGGAACGCTGGCCGTCGGTCGCGCCCACCCCGTACCTGGAGTCGCACGAGCACTACGAGCGGCTGATCCGGCAGCTCATCGCCAGCGGCGTGATGCTGGACGAGGGAATGCTCTACTGGTACGCCCGGCTCTCCGCCAAGTACCCCACGGTGGAGATCCGCATCGGCGACGTCTGCCCGTCCGTGGACGACGCGGTGCTCGTCGCCGCGCTGGTCCGCGCGCTCGTCGCCACCGCGCTCACCGACATCGCCGCCGGCCGTCCGGCGGTCAACACCGACCACCACCTGCTGGTGGCGGCGCACTGGCGTGCGGCCCACGACGGGCTGGAGGGCGAGGGCGTCGACCTGACCGACGGTGAGCTGCGCCCGGCCTGGGAGCTGCTGGACCGGCTGGTCGACCGGCTGCGCCCGGAACTGGAACGGCACGGCGACCTGGACCGGGTGACCGACCTGCTGGGCGGGCTGCGCCGGCACGGCAGCGGCGCGGCGCGGCAGCGCGCGGTGTTCGCGCGTACCGGACGGCTCGTCGACGTGGTCACGGACGTGGCACGCCAGACCCGTGGCTGA
- a CDS encoding FAD-dependent oxidoreductase encodes MAERMIVIGGDAAGMSAASQARRRRDRSDLEIVAFERGHFTSYSACGIPYWVSGVVQERDELIARDPKTFRDEFGIEVRTRHEVTAIDLDRREVLARDLDGGGEVRAGFDTLVYATGASPVQPDWTRDDVAGVFGVQTLDDGAALIHWLESEPRPRRAVVVGGGYVGVEMAEALVQRGLSVQLVEQADQPMATVDPDMGELVAEAMRATGIGVRTGLTVTGLEERDGRISAVVTDEGPVPADVVVLGLGVRPNTALAEAAGLPIGPSGGVRTDRRMRVPGAPGVWAAGDCVESLHRVSGMPVHVPLGTHANKQGRVAGINIGGGYATFPGVIGTAVTKVCELEVGRTGLRERDALEAGFEFVTVLAQSTNRAGYYPGSRPMTVKLLAERPSGRLLGAQIVGWSEAAKRIDALAVALWNGMTVDEMTALDLGYAPPYAPVWDPVLIAARKAVDALAAV; translated from the coding sequence GTGGCGGAGCGCATGATCGTCATCGGCGGCGACGCCGCCGGCATGTCGGCGGCGTCGCAGGCACGGCGCCGCCGCGACCGGTCCGACCTGGAGATCGTCGCGTTCGAGCGGGGGCACTTCACCTCCTACTCGGCGTGCGGCATCCCCTACTGGGTCAGCGGTGTGGTGCAGGAGCGGGACGAGTTGATCGCCCGCGATCCGAAGACCTTCCGCGACGAGTTCGGCATCGAGGTCCGTACCCGGCACGAGGTCACCGCCATCGACCTGGACCGCCGCGAGGTGCTCGCGCGGGACCTGGACGGCGGCGGCGAGGTCCGCGCCGGTTTCGACACCCTGGTGTACGCCACCGGCGCGTCCCCGGTGCAACCGGACTGGACGCGCGACGACGTGGCCGGGGTGTTCGGTGTGCAGACGCTGGACGACGGCGCGGCGCTCATCCACTGGCTGGAGAGCGAGCCCCGCCCCCGGCGCGCGGTGGTGGTCGGCGGCGGCTACGTCGGCGTCGAGATGGCCGAGGCGCTCGTGCAGCGCGGCCTCTCGGTCCAACTCGTCGAGCAGGCCGACCAGCCGATGGCCACAGTCGACCCGGACATGGGCGAGCTGGTGGCCGAGGCGATGCGCGCCACCGGCATCGGCGTCCGCACCGGCCTCACCGTCACCGGCCTGGAGGAACGGGACGGCCGGATCTCCGCGGTGGTCACCGACGAAGGGCCCGTCCCGGCGGACGTCGTGGTGCTGGGTCTCGGGGTACGCCCCAACACCGCGCTCGCCGAGGCCGCCGGCCTGCCGATCGGCCCCTCCGGCGGCGTCCGGACGGACCGCCGGATGCGGGTGCCGGGCGCGCCCGGCGTCTGGGCGGCCGGTGACTGCGTGGAGTCCCTGCACCGGGTCAGCGGCATGCCCGTGCACGTCCCGCTCGGCACGCACGCCAACAAGCAGGGCCGGGTTGCCGGCATCAACATCGGCGGCGGGTACGCCACCTTCCCCGGCGTGATCGGCACCGCCGTGACCAAGGTCTGCGAACTGGAGGTGGGCCGGACCGGGCTGCGCGAGCGGGACGCGCTGGAGGCCGGCTTCGAGTTCGTCACAGTGCTGGCGCAGTCGACGAACCGGGCCGGCTACTACCCCGGCTCCCGGCCGATGACCGTCAAGCTGCTCGCCGAGCGGCCCAGCGGGCGGTTGCTCGGGGCGCAGATCGTCGGCTGGTCCGAGGCGGCCAAGCGGATCGACGCGCTCGCCGTGGCGCTGTGGAACGGCATGACTGTGGACGAGATGACGGCGCTCGACCTGGGGTACGCGCCGCCGTACGCCCCGGTGTGGGACCCGGTGCTGATCGCCGCCCGCAAGGCCGTCGACGCCCTCGCCGCTGTGTAA
- a CDS encoding DUF6412 domain-containing protein, producing MLAVLTGTWAYALALFADRPVGLLAGAAVVAALLLATLLALRVRALPAPPGTRFAAALRARARRRGVPRQVDPDAPGRPRPRAPGLRPSAA from the coding sequence ATGCTGGCGGTGCTGACGGGGACGTGGGCGTACGCCCTCGCCCTGTTCGCCGACCGGCCGGTCGGGCTGCTCGCCGGCGCGGCGGTCGTCGCCGCGCTGCTGCTGGCCACCCTGCTCGCGCTGCGGGTCCGCGCACTGCCCGCGCCGCCCGGCACCCGGTTCGCCGCCGCGCTGCGGGCCCGGGCCCGCCGTCGCGGGGTGCCCCGGCAGGTCGACCCCGACGCCCCGGGCCGTCCGCGCCCCCGCGCGCCGGGGCTGCGCCCCTCGGCCGCGTAG